Proteins encoded by one window of Planctomycetia bacterium:
- a CDS encoding RNA polymerase sigma factor yields the protein MSSETAEPTLIDQIRRGDTRTWHDFIAAYEGRLAAFVRARLGDPATVDDVVQETFVGFLLSLPNYDSSRGVETYLFAIASHKLTDHLRRQGRRPTMPLAMGPESSDGEFDPADLARSVGSVARSGERKGLEAAALAEVLRETLARWREKGEDVRVACLELLFVRGKSNKETAALLEITEQNVANYKFDFLTRLRDGLRGRNLSTDVFPELTGNDAS from the coding sequence ATGAGTTCCGAAACCGCCGAACCGACGTTGATCGATCAGATTCGCCGGGGCGATACGCGCACCTGGCACGACTTCATCGCCGCCTACGAAGGGCGCTTGGCGGCGTTCGTCAGGGCTCGGCTCGGCGATCCCGCGACCGTCGACGACGTGGTGCAAGAGACGTTCGTCGGCTTCCTGCTGAGCTTGCCCAACTACGATTCTTCGCGCGGCGTCGAAACGTATCTCTTCGCCATCGCGTCGCACAAGCTGACCGACCATCTACGCCGCCAAGGTCGCAGGCCGACGATGCCGCTCGCGATGGGGCCCGAATCGAGCGACGGCGAGTTCGACCCCGCCGACTTGGCGCGCTCCGTCGGCAGCGTTGCCCGGAGCGGCGAGCGCAAAGGGCTCGAAGCAGCGGCCCTGGCCGAAGTGCTTCGCGAGACCCTCGCGCGCTGGCGCGAAAAAGGAGAAGACGTCCGAGTCGCTTGCCTCGAACTGCTGTTCGTGCGCGGCAAGTCGAACAAAGAAACCGCCGCGCTCCTCGAAATCACCGAGCAAAACGTCGCGAACTATAAGTTCGACTTTCTCACGCGCCTGCGCGATGGGCTCCGCGGCCGGAACCTTTCGACCGACGTGTTTCCGGAACTCACCGGCAACGACGCCTCTTAA
- a CDS encoding beta-ketoacyl-[acyl-carrier-protein] synthase family protein yields the protein MSTSSEQVVVTGLGVVSPIGIGLDLFWSSLMEGRSGIRPLTLFDASLLPIRFGGEVLDFDPKQRVRPRKSLKVMSRDIQLAFAAADEAYTQATIAVGAIDPERFGVVFGSDLIQPDPIEAALGYKKSTVDGEFDFTRWGEVAMQEIYPLWMLKHLPNMPACHIGIAFDARGPNNTITLGEVSSLSAIGEAMRVVARGQADLMFAGGTGVRVQPTSMVRNSAAEASHRNDDPEHAMRPFDAEREGETFGEGAGAAMLESRRSAQRRGANILARVAGFGSAFGREKQGGVTSVAIAQSIERALADAELSAGDVGFVSAQGRGTRRDDAAEAQGIRSVLGDVPVTVPKSYYGNLGSGGGAVDFTAAVAALLAGRIPPTLNYTHPDPECPVAVVHGAPQALEKPTALILSQTPMGQAVAIVVVREA from the coding sequence GTGTCGACGTCGTCCGAGCAAGTCGTCGTAACGGGCCTGGGAGTCGTGAGCCCGATCGGCATCGGCTTAGACTTGTTTTGGTCGTCGCTGATGGAAGGTCGGAGCGGAATTCGGCCGCTCACACTGTTCGATGCGTCGCTCTTGCCGATTCGCTTCGGCGGCGAAGTGCTCGACTTCGACCCGAAGCAACGCGTTCGCCCGCGCAAGAGCTTGAAGGTGATGTCGCGCGATATTCAACTCGCGTTCGCCGCGGCCGATGAAGCTTATACGCAAGCGACGATCGCGGTCGGCGCAATCGATCCCGAACGCTTCGGCGTCGTGTTCGGCAGCGATCTGATTCAGCCCGACCCCATCGAGGCCGCGCTGGGTTATAAGAAATCGACGGTCGACGGCGAGTTCGATTTCACTCGCTGGGGCGAAGTGGCGATGCAGGAGATTTATCCTCTCTGGATGCTCAAGCATCTGCCGAACATGCCGGCGTGCCATATCGGCATCGCGTTCGATGCCCGAGGCCCGAACAACACGATCACGCTCGGTGAGGTATCGAGCCTCTCGGCGATCGGTGAAGCGATGCGCGTGGTCGCGCGCGGGCAGGCCGATCTGATGTTCGCCGGAGGGACCGGAGTGCGCGTGCAGCCGACGTCGATGGTGCGCAACAGCGCGGCCGAGGCGTCGCATCGCAACGACGACCCGGAACATGCGATGCGGCCGTTCGACGCCGAGCGCGAAGGGGAGACCTTCGGCGAAGGGGCCGGTGCGGCGATGTTGGAAAGCCGCCGCTCGGCACAGCGCCGCGGCGCGAACATCCTGGCGCGGGTCGCGGGCTTCGGCAGTGCGTTCGGCCGTGAAAAGCAGGGAGGCGTTACGTCGGTTGCCATCGCGCAGTCGATCGAGCGGGCCCTCGCCGACGCCGAACTCTCGGCCGGCGATGTCGGCTTCGTCTCGGCCCAAGGGCGCGGCACGCGGCGCGACGACGCCGCCGAGGCGCAGGGTATCCGGAGCGTGTTGGGCGACGTGCCGGTCACGGTGCCGAAAAGTTATTACGGCAATCTCGGTTCCGGCGGCGGCGCGGTCGACTTCACCGCGGCCGTGGCGGCTTTGCTCGCAGGGCGCATTCCGCCGACGCTCAACTACACGCACCCCGATCCGGAGTGCCCAGTGGCCGTGGTGCATGGAGCGCCGCAAGCTTTAGAGAAACCGACGGCCCTCATTCTCAGTCAAACGCCGATGGGGCAAGCCGTGGCGATCGTCGTCGTACGCGAAGCGTAG
- a CDS encoding SDR family NAD(P)-dependent oxidoreductase, protein MQIQDRSFVVTGGASGLGAACARMLAVAAGRVVVVDRNREAGEALAAELGSGARFVEADVAEAAPLSEALATAIALAPLGGAIACAGIAPAARIVGREAPHDLALFERVLRVNTVGTFNLLRLAAAAMTKNEPNAEGERGVIVCTASVAAFEGQIGQAAYAASKGAVAALTLPAARELAKYGIRVVTIAPGIFETPLLGAMPEEVRTSLGAQVPFPPRLGRPEEFAALARHIFDNTMLNGEVVRLDGAIRMSPK, encoded by the coding sequence ATGCAGATCCAAGATCGATCGTTCGTCGTCACGGGCGGAGCATCGGGCCTCGGCGCGGCTTGCGCGCGGATGCTTGCTGTGGCCGCGGGGCGCGTCGTCGTCGTCGATCGCAATCGTGAGGCCGGCGAAGCGCTCGCGGCCGAGCTCGGCTCCGGGGCGCGTTTCGTCGAGGCCGACGTTGCGGAAGCGGCGCCGTTGAGCGAAGCGCTCGCGACGGCGATCGCGCTAGCTCCCCTCGGCGGCGCGATCGCTTGCGCGGGCATTGCGCCGGCCGCGCGCATCGTCGGCCGCGAGGCGCCGCATGATCTGGCGTTGTTCGAGCGCGTGCTGCGGGTGAATACCGTGGGGACGTTCAATCTCTTGCGCCTCGCCGCGGCCGCGATGACGAAGAACGAGCCGAACGCGGAAGGGGAACGAGGCGTCATCGTTTGCACCGCTTCGGTCGCCGCGTTCGAGGGGCAGATCGGGCAGGCCGCTTATGCCGCGTCGAAGGGAGCCGTCGCGGCGCTCACGCTCCCCGCCGCGCGCGAGCTCGCGAAGTACGGCATCCGGGTCGTTACGATTGCGCCGGGCATCTTCGAGACGCCGCTCCTCGGCGCGATGCCGGAAGAGGTGCGCACGTCACTCGGCGCGCAGGTTCCGTTTCCGCCGCGGCTCGGGAGGCCGGAAGAGTTCGCCGCGCTGGCCCGCCATATCTTCGACAACACGATGCTCAACGGCGAGGTCGTGCGGCTCGACGGGGCGATTCGGATGTCGCCGAAATAG
- a CDS encoding HlyD family efflux transporter periplasmic adaptor subunit, producing the protein MKWTIVALIVVLLLAVAAWSGMSSGTVVQCAAVAPAPIREFVDEQAQTRLPVTQLITMPFDGRVEAIELSEGAVVKKGQVVAKVVPQDLQLTVQDAQANIDRLESSIKESGDKTVESTALKQSLEYVLSMQATVAAAAARVEAGEAKLDYANKNFGRIRTLRETNSASEDQWNNAELQRIQADVDLRQDQLVLKALQSMLSATTLVPTVVKQYMDRKDLTVAVLKNERAQAEVKLAQQVRDRDRGSMQSPIDGVVLERLETNERRLAPGTVLLKIGAPGQLEVEADILSQDVVRVKPEQGVEVYGPAVGAQPARGIVAAIYPAGFTKVSSLGVEQQRVKVIVRFAPGELERIEKMQDLGIGYRVRVRIFTAEKPRTLVVPRSALFRGPDGRWQVFAVRSGKAKLVGVEVGLMNDEQVEVTTPLAEGELVVLAPESTLTDGARVSPTNSQ; encoded by the coding sequence ATGAAATGGACAATCGTCGCGCTCATCGTAGTCCTCCTCCTCGCCGTGGCCGCCTGGTCCGGCATGTCTTCCGGCACGGTCGTGCAGTGCGCCGCCGTGGCCCCTGCTCCGATCCGGGAGTTCGTCGACGAGCAGGCTCAGACGCGGTTGCCCGTAACGCAGCTGATCACGATGCCGTTCGACGGCCGGGTCGAAGCGATCGAGCTCAGCGAAGGTGCCGTGGTGAAGAAGGGGCAAGTCGTCGCGAAGGTCGTGCCGCAAGACCTGCAGCTCACCGTGCAAGACGCTCAAGCGAATATCGATCGGCTTGAATCGTCGATCAAGGAAAGCGGTGACAAGACGGTCGAATCGACGGCCCTCAAGCAATCGCTCGAATACGTCCTGAGCATGCAAGCGACGGTCGCGGCGGCGGCCGCGCGCGTCGAAGCCGGCGAGGCGAAGCTGGATTACGCGAATAAGAACTTCGGCCGAATTCGCACCCTGCGCGAAACCAACAGCGCGAGCGAAGATCAATGGAACAACGCCGAGCTCCAGCGCATCCAAGCCGACGTCGACTTGCGGCAAGATCAACTGGTGCTCAAGGCCCTGCAAAGCATGCTCTCGGCGACGACGCTGGTGCCGACTGTCGTGAAGCAATACATGGATCGCAAAGACCTGACCGTCGCCGTGTTGAAGAACGAACGGGCGCAGGCCGAAGTGAAGCTCGCGCAGCAAGTGCGCGATCGCGACCGGGGCAGCATGCAAAGCCCGATCGACGGCGTCGTGCTCGAACGGCTGGAGACCAACGAACGCCGCCTCGCTCCCGGCACCGTGTTGTTGAAGATCGGCGCACCGGGCCAATTGGAAGTCGAAGCCGATATCTTGAGCCAAGACGTCGTTCGCGTGAAGCCCGAGCAAGGAGTCGAAGTCTATGGTCCGGCGGTCGGCGCGCAGCCGGCTCGGGGCATCGTCGCCGCGATTTATCCCGCCGGCTTTACGAAGGTCAGCTCGCTCGGCGTCGAGCAGCAGCGCGTGAAAGTCATCGTTAGGTTCGCGCCCGGCGAACTGGAACGGATCGAAAAGATGCAAGATCTCGGGATCGGATATCGGGTGCGCGTCCGGATCTTTACGGCCGAAAAACCTCGCACGCTCGTCGTTCCGCGCTCGGCCTTGTTCCGCGGGCCCGATGGTCGTTGGCAGGTCTTCGCCGTGCGCAGCGGGAAGGCGAAGCTCGTCGGCGTCGAGGTCGGGCTGATGAACGATGAGCAAGTCGAAGTCACGACGCCGCTCGCCGAAGGGGAGCTCGTCGTGCTCGCGCCCGAGTCGACGCTAACCGACGGCGCACGCGTCAGCCCGACCAACTCTCAATAA
- a CDS encoding FtsX-like permease family protein yields the protein MKVLDRKLLRDLRNTGFLLLAVGSIMAVGVSAYVALGSAYRNLMIAQRLYYAQCRMADFSLDLKKAPLSEVALIGSLPGVVELRPRIQFFATVDLENVVEPVNGIVISMPNRRTAVIDDIVLKQGGYYTDRRDNEVIINDSFARAHKIYPGSWIHLLLNNRRQELYVVGTAISSEFTYLVGPGSLVPDSKRLGVFYIKQTFAEEVFDFQGACNQVLGRLTPQVRDHPQEVLRRAETLLDSYGVLNAVPLRDQPSNRFISNEIMGLRAFGVINPAIFLAVAAIVLNVLMSRLAEQQRVVVGTLKALGYSSTAVFLHFLKFGLTVGAISGFGGCALGYWLAGGMTAMYDGFFQFPSLENRFYPDITATGIAIGLVCGVIGSLFGAREVLKLEPAVAMRPKPPLSGGAVFLERFPRFWNLLSFGGRMSLRNVLRNRLRTAAGLFAAAMGATLSVNALLLAFATSYMVDFQFELIQRSDVDLTFKDEQGIDALDEAARLPGVDLAEPMLDVACTFYNGSHIRKGGITGVKRNAALTIPRDTATRPLRIPELGLLLTKKMAEMLHVRRGDRISIRSTKGLRELREVQVAEIADSFLGVAVYADIRFLSKLMNEEFVLTGVQLQIRPGEEHRRALYEQVKQLPAVQGVSARADIIRSVNETLVKNQHVFIGLLVMFAGVIFFGSVLNSSLVSLAERRREVATLRVLGYGPWQIGALFLRESMLTNVVGTVVGLPLGYLLNYGIVVAYDTEMFRIPLIDPTEVWCYVMLLGIGFGLAAHLIVQRSIHGMDWLEALKTRE from the coding sequence GTGAAGGTGCTCGATCGGAAACTGCTGCGCGATCTGCGCAACACCGGGTTCTTGCTGTTGGCGGTCGGCAGCATTATGGCGGTCGGCGTCTCGGCCTACGTCGCGCTCGGCTCGGCGTATCGCAACCTCATGATCGCGCAGCGGCTCTACTATGCCCAATGCCGCATGGCCGACTTCTCGCTCGACCTGAAGAAAGCTCCCCTTTCCGAAGTCGCTCTGATCGGATCGTTGCCGGGCGTCGTCGAGCTCCGGCCGCGCATCCAGTTTTTCGCTACGGTCGATTTGGAGAACGTCGTCGAGCCGGTCAACGGCATCGTCATCTCGATGCCCAATCGCCGAACCGCGGTGATCGACGACATCGTCCTCAAGCAAGGAGGCTACTACACCGATCGTCGCGACAACGAAGTGATCATCAACGATTCCTTCGCGCGGGCACACAAGATCTATCCCGGCTCGTGGATCCATCTGCTGCTCAACAATCGCCGGCAAGAACTCTATGTCGTCGGCACGGCGATCAGCAGCGAGTTTACTTACCTCGTCGGGCCCGGTTCGCTGGTGCCCGACTCGAAACGGCTCGGCGTGTTCTACATCAAGCAGACGTTCGCCGAAGAAGTGTTCGACTTCCAAGGGGCGTGCAATCAGGTGCTCGGTCGGCTCACGCCGCAAGTGCGCGACCATCCGCAAGAAGTGTTGCGCCGGGCTGAGACGCTGCTCGATTCCTACGGCGTCCTCAATGCCGTTCCGCTCCGCGATCAACCGTCGAACCGGTTCATCAGCAACGAGATCATGGGCCTGCGCGCGTTCGGCGTCATCAATCCGGCGATCTTTCTCGCCGTCGCTGCGATCGTGCTCAATGTTCTTATGTCGCGGCTGGCCGAACAGCAGCGAGTCGTCGTCGGCACGCTTAAGGCGCTCGGCTATTCCAGCACCGCCGTCTTTCTTCACTTTCTCAAGTTCGGGCTCACGGTCGGCGCGATCTCGGGCTTCGGAGGTTGCGCACTCGGCTATTGGCTCGCCGGCGGAATGACCGCGATGTACGACGGCTTCTTTCAGTTTCCGAGTTTGGAGAACCGGTTTTATCCCGACATCACCGCGACGGGCATCGCGATCGGTTTGGTCTGCGGCGTGATCGGTTCGTTGTTCGGAGCGCGCGAGGTTTTGAAGCTCGAGCCCGCCGTGGCGATGCGGCCGAAGCCTCCGCTGAGCGGCGGCGCCGTCTTTCTCGAACGCTTTCCGAGGTTCTGGAATCTGTTGAGCTTCGGCGGACGCATGTCGCTGCGCAACGTGCTGCGCAACCGGCTCCGAACCGCGGCCGGATTGTTCGCCGCCGCGATGGGTGCCACGCTTTCAGTCAATGCGCTGCTGCTGGCCTTTGCGACCAGCTATATGGTCGACTTCCAATTCGAGTTGATCCAGCGCAGCGATGTCGACCTGACCTTTAAGGACGAACAAGGAATCGACGCGCTCGACGAAGCGGCCCGCTTGCCCGGCGTCGATCTCGCCGAGCCGATGCTCGACGTGGCCTGTACGTTTTACAACGGCTCGCATATCCGCAAAGGAGGCATCACCGGCGTGAAGCGGAACGCCGCCCTCACGATCCCGCGCGATACCGCGACCCGCCCGCTGCGCATCCCGGAGTTGGGCCTGTTGCTGACGAAGAAGATGGCCGAGATGTTGCATGTGCGGCGCGGCGACAGGATCTCGATTCGTTCGACGAAGGGGCTGCGAGAGCTGCGCGAAGTGCAAGTCGCCGAGATCGCCGACAGCTTTCTCGGCGTGGCGGTCTACGCCGACATTCGTTTTCTGAGCAAGCTGATGAACGAAGAGTTCGTGCTGACCGGCGTGCAATTGCAAATCCGGCCTGGAGAAGAACACCGCCGCGCGCTTTATGAACAGGTGAAGCAATTGCCGGCGGTGCAAGGCGTGTCCGCGAGGGCCGATATCATTCGGAGCGTGAACGAAACCCTGGTCAAGAACCAGCACGTGTTCATCGGGCTGTTGGTGATGTTCGCCGGCGTGATCTTCTTCGGCAGCGTGTTGAACTCCTCGCTCGTCAGCCTAGCCGAGCGCCGACGCGAGGTCGCGACGTTGCGCGTGCTCGGTTATGGCCCGTGGCAAATCGGGGCGCTGTTTCTGCGCGAGAGCATGCTCACGAACGTCGTCGGCACGGTCGTTGGGCTGCCGCTCGGCTATCTGCTCAACTACGGAATCGTCGTTGCGTACGATACGGAAATGTTCCGCATCCCGTTGATCGATCCTACGGAAGTCTGGTGCTACGTCATGCTGCTCGGCATCGGCTTCGGCCTCGCGGCCCACCTGATCGTGCAACGAAGCATCCACGGAATGGATTGGCTGGAAGCCTTGAAAACGAGAGAATAG
- a CDS encoding ABC transporter ATP-binding protein: MNDPTAPPLLRLENVGKTYDMGEVSVEVLRKVTIDIHDHQVLAILGPSGSGKSTLLNIIGGLDTASHGRVWYRDREMTAFSERELTVYRRETIGFVFQYNNHEPTLTARENVMVSTEISRKPLDVDEALRLVGLSERAEHFPSQMSGGEQQRVAIARALAKNPELLLCDEPTGALDFDTGKRVLRLLVDACRELRKTVVIITHNAAIAQVADHVIRLRSGEIVEAHDNPSPSPPEEITW; encoded by the coding sequence ATGAACGATCCTACTGCGCCACCGCTGTTGCGCTTGGAAAACGTCGGCAAGACCTACGACATGGGCGAGGTTTCGGTCGAGGTGCTGCGCAAGGTCACGATCGATATCCACGATCATCAAGTCCTTGCGATTCTCGGCCCCTCCGGCTCGGGCAAGAGCACGCTACTGAATATCATCGGCGGACTCGATACCGCATCGCACGGCAGAGTTTGGTATCGGGACCGCGAAATGACCGCCTTCTCCGAGCGCGAGTTGACGGTCTATCGTCGCGAAACGATCGGCTTCGTCTTCCAGTACAACAACCACGAGCCGACGCTCACGGCCCGCGAAAACGTGATGGTGAGCACCGAGATCAGCCGGAAGCCGCTGGATGTGGATGAAGCGCTGCGGCTCGTCGGCCTCTCGGAGCGGGCCGAGCATTTCCCTTCGCAAATGTCCGGCGGCGAGCAGCAGCGCGTCGCGATCGCCCGCGCGTTGGCGAAGAATCCCGAGTTGCTGCTCTGCGACGAGCCGACCGGCGCACTCGACTTCGACACCGGCAAGCGCGTTTTGCGGCTCTTGGTCGATGCCTGCCGCGAGCTCCGCAAGACGGTCGTCATCATCACGCACAACGCGGCGATTGCGCAGGTCGCCGATCATGTGATTCGGTTGCGCTCCGGCGAGATCGTCGAAGCGCACGACAACCCGAGCCCGTCTCCTCCCGAGGAGATCACCTGGTGA
- a CDS encoding DUF3467 domain-containing protein, producing the protein MSDEGFPEEDSTDDSGDDSRDKSDDGATGNEGHLHQQFQFQPLSARVPERVARGVFSTGAIVLQGPDEFLIDFILKLANPHQIVTRIVLPMSVVPRFIVALQENLRGYEQTFGGLPAMPVPRMPMAGESPPDSIEDLYDHLKMSDDLLGGYYANAVMIGHAPAEFCFDFIANLYPKSVVVSRVFMSSPQVPGLLEVLLRTWKKYEETKGEPPPEESGDDAGDDEE; encoded by the coding sequence ATGAGCGACGAAGGTTTTCCCGAAGAAGATTCGACGGACGACTCCGGCGACGACTCGCGCGACAAATCAGACGACGGGGCCACGGGCAACGAGGGGCACTTGCATCAGCAGTTTCAGTTTCAACCGCTCAGCGCGCGGGTGCCCGAGCGCGTCGCGCGGGGCGTGTTCAGCACCGGCGCGATCGTGCTACAAGGGCCGGATGAGTTTCTGATCGACTTCATCTTGAAGCTGGCGAATCCGCATCAGATCGTCACGCGGATCGTGTTGCCGATGTCGGTCGTGCCGCGATTTATCGTGGCGTTGCAAGAGAATCTGCGCGGGTACGAACAAACCTTCGGCGGGCTCCCCGCGATGCCGGTGCCGCGCATGCCGATGGCCGGCGAGAGCCCGCCCGACTCGATCGAGGATCTCTACGACCATCTGAAGATGAGCGACGACCTGCTCGGAGGCTACTACGCTAATGCCGTGATGATCGGCCACGCACCGGCGGAGTTTTGCTTCGACTTCATCGCGAACTTGTACCCGAAATCGGTCGTGGTGTCGCGCGTGTTCATGTCGTCGCCGCAAGTGCCGGGGCTGTTGGAAGTGCTGCTGCGGACGTGGAAGAAATATGAAGAGACGAAGGGAGAGCCGCCGCCGGAAGAGAGCGGAGACGACGCGGGGGATGACGAAGAGTAA
- a CDS encoding sialate O-acetylesterase: MKSIVTILAVWLVAVCFAVCDSSLAAADEARRLQVFILAGQSNMQGHGIIASVAKRNEGRGSLEYLVKNAATAADYRHLVDADGAWKARSDVAVTYGERRGMLAPGFGADADRIGPELGFGTVVGDAYDEPVLLIKCAWGGKSLAVDFRPPSAGPVPHKLSAGEQAAIEKDPQVVGKYYREILSITRGVLADLKTHYPTYDGRGYELVGFGWHQGWNDRINDAFNAEYESNMAHLIRDLRRDLQTAKLPVVIAETGMSGPDEAHPRALSLMKAQAAVAEHAEFKGNVAFVKTQSFWRPQTESPSAQGYHWNQNAETYYLIGKGMGQAMLTLDGKKD; the protein is encoded by the coding sequence ATGAAAAGTATCGTGACGATTCTTGCTGTGTGGCTCGTCGCTGTGTGCTTCGCTGTTTGCGATTCGTCGCTCGCGGCGGCGGACGAAGCTCGCCGGCTCCAAGTGTTCATCCTGGCCGGCCAGTCGAACATGCAGGGGCATGGCATCATCGCGAGCGTTGCCAAGCGGAACGAAGGACGCGGCAGCCTGGAATACCTCGTCAAGAATGCGGCGACCGCCGCCGACTATCGACACTTGGTCGATGCCGACGGAGCGTGGAAAGCGCGCTCCGATGTCGCGGTCACCTATGGCGAGCGCCGCGGCATGCTCGCTCCCGGCTTCGGCGCGGATGCGGATCGCATCGGGCCGGAGCTCGGCTTCGGCACCGTCGTCGGCGATGCTTACGACGAACCGGTGTTGCTGATCAAGTGCGCTTGGGGTGGGAAGAGTCTCGCGGTCGACTTTCGTCCGCCGAGCGCGGGCCCCGTTCCACACAAGCTTAGCGCCGGCGAACAAGCCGCGATCGAGAAAGATCCGCAAGTCGTGGGGAAGTATTATCGCGAGATACTCTCGATCACACGCGGCGTGCTGGCCGATCTCAAGACGCATTACCCCACCTACGACGGCCGGGGCTACGAGCTCGTAGGCTTCGGTTGGCATCAAGGTTGGAACGATCGGATCAACGACGCCTTCAATGCCGAGTACGAAAGCAACATGGCGCACCTGATTCGCGATCTGCGCCGCGATCTGCAAACGGCGAAGCTGCCGGTCGTAATCGCGGAGACGGGCATGAGCGGGCCCGACGAAGCGCACCCGCGGGCCTTGTCGCTGATGAAGGCCCAGGCTGCGGTGGCCGAGCATGCGGAGTTCAAAGGAAACGTCGCGTTCGTGAAGACCCAATCGTTTTGGCGTCCGCAGACGGAGTCGCCGTCGGCGCAAGGCTACCACTGGAATCAAAATGCCGAGACTTACTATCTGATCGGCAAGGGGATGGGCCAAGCGATGCTCACGCTCGACGGCAAGAAAGACTAA
- a CDS encoding sugar O-acetyltransferase produces MRTELEKMLAGELYDPLDPALAAARDRARDLCQDLNATREADVALRRRILGELFASGGESVWMQPPFFCDYGSNIHLGNKVFFNFNCVVLDVCEVRIGSHTLFGPAVQIYTAMHPMNHELRRKQEFAKPITIGSDVWVGGAAVICPGVTIGSRTVIGAGSVVTRDMPDGVFAAGNPCRVIREIAE; encoded by the coding sequence ATGCGGACCGAACTCGAAAAGATGCTCGCCGGTGAGTTGTACGACCCGCTCGATCCCGCGCTCGCGGCCGCGCGCGATCGGGCCCGCGACTTATGCCAAGATCTGAACGCCACGCGCGAGGCCGACGTTGCGTTGCGGCGGCGCATTCTGGGGGAGCTGTTCGCTTCCGGCGGCGAATCAGTGTGGATGCAGCCGCCGTTTTTCTGCGACTATGGGTCGAACATTCATCTCGGCAACAAGGTCTTCTTCAACTTCAACTGCGTGGTGCTCGACGTCTGCGAAGTGCGGATCGGCAGCCACACGCTGTTCGGCCCCGCAGTGCAGATCTACACGGCGATGCATCCGATGAACCATGAGCTGCGGCGCAAACAAGAGTTCGCCAAACCGATCACGATCGGCTCCGACGTTTGGGTCGGCGGCGCGGCCGTGATCTGCCCGGGAGTGACGATCGGCTCGCGGACGGTGATCGGAGCGGGCAGCGTGGTAACTCGCGACATGCCCGACGGCGTGTTCGCAGCGGGGAACCCCTGCCGGGTGATTCGGGAAATTGCGGAGTGA
- a CDS encoding barstar family protein — protein sequence MFLVTVIRLNCELITDWESFHTVFAEVFGFPDFYGRNMNAWIDCMSYLDDSEACMTTVNAAPGGVLTLQLDGIDNFAGRCPEQYMALIECAGFVNWRRSSIGQAAVIALAFDKRA from the coding sequence ATGTTTCTCGTGACTGTGATTCGACTAAATTGCGAATTGATCACTGACTGGGAATCGTTTCACACAGTCTTCGCTGAGGTCTTCGGCTTCCCCGACTTCTACGGCCGTAACATGAATGCTTGGATAGACTGCATGAGCTACCTCGACGATTCCGAGGCATGTATGACCACCGTCAATGCGGCTCCTGGTGGCGTTCTCACTCTTCAACTTGATGGGATCGACAATTTTGCGGGCCGATGTCCAGAACAGTATATGGCGCTGATCGAGTGCGCGGGATTCGTCAATTGGCGGAGGTCGTCGATAGGCCAAGCTGCGGTAATCGCGCTGGCATTCGACAAACGAGCCTAG